The Arabidopsis thaliana chromosome 5, partial sequence genomic interval TGCAACTTTCTCcgatccaaacaaaaaatccgCATTATTCGGAGGAGCAGTTACGGATTTCTCCGATTCAGATAGCCTAGGAACAGTGTTCAACGCCTCGACGAAGCGATCTCGATCCGATTGAGTCGAACTTTGAGAACCAAATCCAGAAGAAGCCGGGAAGAGAAACAAACGCATCCTCGCTGGCTTAGACGACAAACGAAGCAAGCGATCGTACTCGTGCATCATATGCTCCAGATCATCATCGTTCGTAACCGAGATCAAAGCGTCTAAGTCTTCTCCCGGAAGCTGATACTTAAACGTAACTTCTCCTCCGCCGCCATCACCGCCGCCGCATACGGTGGAGAGTTTGGAAGCTAAAACAGGGAATCTAATCCCGCGATCAACGGAAAGAATCTTCGTTTCTCCGTTTACGTAAGTGAGCTGATTATCGTGAGGCCGTGGCTGAATCTTGCCGCCATAGCTGCACATAAACTTCACCTTGTAGCTATGTTGCTGCTGGTTCTGGTTCTGATCATCCCATGGAGGCGGCGGGTTATCGAATTCGATCTCACGAGATCTCGGTGACGAGTCGGTTGAATCTGGATAAGAGTTGTACGAGAATTTCTCCATCTCTCCGCgaaaattaaatgattttttttgttggtttggcTTAATtcatgaagagaagaaattagaaagaaatgaagaagactgTTGTGATGAAATGGTTTTTATTATGTATCGGTGATGGTGGTGTTGGAAAATGAGTACGTGAACTTATTGCTCATTTACACGTGGCCTGTCAGATTTTATGAGTTTTAAGGCGGTGATGAGATTATGTGACGGTTCTGTGACGTTAGCTGAATCTCTCCATGGATTAATATGACTTTTGGGGACACTGTGAATGGGCCCAACACTAGTGTTTTGATACTTCGACGTTGAAAGAGGCCAGCTTTTAGccttttacatgttttttcttaatattttgttaaatcaaCATTAGTGAAGCAATATTTTTAAGGTTAAgtgataaataaatagttaagaaaaagggaaaaacaaaagtcgtTGTCGTCGATCTTTCGCCTGATCAGGCTTAGATATGTTTTATGATTGTGTTATTGGATTTCTTTTGTGtataacaaatatttgaatgtttgaatcatcatcattcatcaactGTATTACACATCCGAATAGTCTTTGGGTTAGTTCTAGAAGATAGATGTTTTTTAGTCTGTCAACATGCAGAAGAAAACTGTAAAAgggtcaacaaaaaaaaattgttatgttAAATTAACATCAAGAATATAagataatttaaatttgacaCCGGTGAGTGTATACTCACTTTCTCGATTGTTTGCTATTATTATATACCTTAGATTATTGCCAACTTGCACCTTATTATAAACGGTGAAATTGTTGTAATTATTCAAACTTATAATAGACGTATTTCACTAGCATGCCGAAGGTGCAATCATGGTCGTacaagaacaatatttatattgtcAAATTCACGtaacaatttttgttgttttccttGTTTGTCGAAGACATGTGCATTGATTAGTATTTCTTCcaatattattttgtgttaGAACTTAGAAATGTTCATTATTTTCTCATCCTCTTAAataatccatatatatatggacTAATCGGCCCGCCGTCCCGGTACGATGTTGCTCGATCAGTCATAAATCAAGTCGTGTCTCGTGGTTGTTTGTACTTGGCAGAGCAAGTCAATCAACCGAATTTTGGTAAAGATGCATCTTAGccaaaacttttgatttcacTAGATATACTAGAATTTAGCATTATACGAATGTCGACCATACTTTTTGATTACTTAAGAGCCTCTTATATAGTTAGTCCTATTATTGATAGTTTTCTTGTAGtaatatttgaatattataaCGAATCAAATTTTTCGAATCTAATAagcacaaaagaaaaatggaatcgaatattattttaaatgaaaCTATGTACTAACATAAATCCAATTATGTTCaaatgaaaccaaatcaaataaatgaaGTATTCCTAGCTTTGAATTAGTAAGTATCATATGAAATGGCTCCATATGGAAACCAAAAAATCCAACTGAATGCAAATGAAAGTGTTTTCACTACTTCATCgtaaatataaagaaattgtTAGGTGTGATAATGAAAAACATTAGTTAACGGgccaaaattatatatttacataataaaGGGGTAGTTTCATAAATTTGAGAACATGGTTGGAACATTTCAACAAATGAGACGAGTTCAATGTACACTTGAATTATGTACAAATCAGTACAAGAAGCTTAAGATTTGAAGCTAACATATAACATTCAAGTTCCCAACAACTTCACCGCTCATCTCCGCACGGCTTTCTTCATTTAGTAATCCTTCGCCGGATCGGATCATCGTTTCTCAGATTCctctttttaagtttcttctttcaggTTCGCAATCCGAATCTTCCACAACCATTGTTCGTTTCGCCTGTGATTCTGGTTTCTGAAATTTCTGCCTTGGCGTGGTTTCCTTGAATCTGATTACTTGGATTCTCCGATTCTCATAGTTCTTaccagtttttgttttttatttcacTTAATTTGTTCTGATTCTGGATAACAGATTCTTATGATAAGGTGAAAGATACTAGAGATTCatcggttttgttttgttttggcaaTTTTCTCAAGTGTTTGACTTATAGAACAGTGACGTGTGTGATCTATGATATCAATTCCAAACttaatgatgttttgtttgtagatgGGTAAGTATCAGGTCATGAAACGTGCAAGTGAGGTTGATCTTTCTACTGTCAAATATAAAGCTGAAACCATGAAAGGTCTGGTTGGTTTTACAAATGCACATTAATTCTGTGGGTTTTCTGCATAGACATGAGAATGTGCCTTTTACATGGTTTTCTGTAATTTGCAGCTCCTCATTTGACTGGCCTTTCCTTCAAGTTGTTCGTTAATTTGCTTGAAGCACCACTTATAGGCTCTTTGATTGTTGATTATTTGAAGAAAGACAATGGCATGACAAAGGTCTAGTTTGTTCAAACTTGACTTATATCTTCCTCAGGGTTGTTGATGATCAATGTTCTTACATGTATGTGCTTTTCCGTGTTGTCACTGGCAGATTTTTCGCAACACAGTTATACCAGAAGAGCCCATGTTTAGACCGGAGTTCCCATCTCAAggtatattcttcttctctgtcatCTATTCTCCTACAATCATATGTTGTATACTTACATGAAATATTGTGTAAGATTACTTCAATGAGTAATCAATATATACACCTCAAAAGGATGATTGTGTTGTGTGTATGATTTTCTACTAGAACCGGAGCATGATGTTGTCATTGTTGGCGAAGATGAAAGTCCTATAGACAGATTGGAAACAGCCTTGAAATGTCTTCCTCAGTATGATCCTTCTCGTAGCTTGCATGCAGATCCAGTGTCATCTTTCCGGTACTGGAAGATTCGTGATTATGCATATGCCTATAGATCTAAGCTGACAACTCCATTGCAGGTTTTTCATCtgaattttttagttttattactctctttttttggcaCTAACAGAGAGCCTTGTTGCTTATTGCTAGGTAGCAAAAAGAATAATCTCAATCATAGAGGAGTTTGGCTATGACAAGCCTCCAACACCATTTTTGATTAGATTTGATGCCAATGAAGTCATAAAGCAAGCTGAAGCTTCTACACGGAGGTTTGAACAAGGTAAAATTTATGCATACTCCAAGATACATTTTGTAGTCCAGATATTATCACAGCAGCATCGTTATTGTATCTGCTTAAAGTGTCAGCTTCAGTGAGGTGTTAGACATGATTGTTGAGATCTGTGTTGATCATGTTGGGTGTGAGCTGTGTAGGAAATCCAATATCTGTTTTGGATGGAATATTTGTGACAATCAAGGACGATATTGATTGTTTACCCCATCCGACAAATGGTGAGTCTGTTATTCTTATATGTTACTAAGAATACTTCCAGATACAACAGAACTGTCATAGAGTTTTTCATTAAAGGTGGAACAACATGGCTGCATGAGGATCGTTCTGTGGAGAAGGATTCAGCTGTTGTTTCAAAACTGCGTTCTTGTGGTGCAATCTTACTTGGCAAGGCAAATATGCATGAGTTAGGCATGGGGACCACCGGGAACAATTCAAATTACGGGTAAGCTACACAGCAGAGGACACACAAATCTTGCGGATAGACATAAAACTGTTTTGTTACTTCAGTATGTTTCTTGCACCTTTAGTTCACTCTAGTTTTTCATGTGTATGCTCCTCTGGTATGGTGCATTGCAGAACCACAAGAAACCCGCATGATCCTAAAAGGTACACGGGCGGATCTTCCTCAGGTTCAGCAGCTATTGTAGCCGCTGGACTATGTTCAGCTGCTCTAGGAACAGATGGTGGAGGTATCAAAGTTATATTTATTCGTTTGATCTGACCAATGATGTGCATACCTACTAGGTTTAATGATTCTGAAAATGCAGGTTCCGTTCGCATTCCTTCAGCACTTTGTGGTATAACGGGACTGAAGACAACATATGGTCGGACAGATATGACAGGGTAAGAGAATCAGGATTCCTATTAGAAACCCATTAGGCCTTTTTCCCCCTTCCTTGTGTCTTAACAGGTTTCTACTTTTGCTTTCCTTGGTCCATGGCCAGCATTATTTGCATATGATTTCTTATGTGACCATTGTCATCTCTGCAGGTCATTATGTGAAGGTGGAACAGTGGAAATAATTGGTCCACTTGCTTCATCTCTGGAAGATGCCTTCTTGGTGtaagttttaatcttttttgagACGAGAATTATTCTTTGTAAATCTGTTCGAAGCAAAACCATAAATTATCTAATTCAGATGTTTGGTCTTCTGAGAAACCTGGATGTTAAAACTAATCTGCCTTTTTGTGTTTACTTTCAGGTATGCTGCAATCTTGGGTTCTTCATCTGCTGatagatataatttgaaaCCGGTAAACTTTCTCAGTCATAGTATATTTACTATAAAATCTTAATGAAGAAGTGTCTCAGTTTATACTCACTTCTGTTCCCAAGAATATATGATATCTCTTTTACTTGCTGAACCACAAAGATTTCAgaaatataattcaaaataaaaatttcaaatatttctggatgcaatgatgatgatgtgtgATAATGGCATATAATCTTGCAATATGTTCCCATATGATTTGGTCTTTGCAATTCTTCTGTAGAGCCCACCGTGTTTTCCAAAGTTATTGTCTCACAACGGAAGCAATGCAATAGGATCTCTACGACTAGGGAAATATACAAAGGTGAATATTCTATCCTTGCTAGTTAATCTGAGTTGGGATTTGTTATATCAGTGGCATATTTAGTGCCTTG includes:
- the FAAH gene encoding fatty acid amide hydrolase (fatty acid amide hydrolase (FAAH); FUNCTIONS IN: N-(long-chain-acyl)ethanolamine deacylase activity, amidase activity; INVOLVED IN: defense response to bacterium; LOCATED IN: endoplasmic reticulum, plasma membrane, vacuole; EXPRESSED IN: 25 plant structures; EXPRESSED DURING: 14 growth stages; CONTAINS InterPro DOMAIN/s: Amidase, conserved site (InterPro:IPR020556), Amidase (InterPro:IPR000120); BEST Arabidopsis thaliana protein match is: Amidase family protein (TAIR:AT3G25660.1); Has 30201 Blast hits to 17322 proteins in 780 species: Archae - 12; Bacteria - 1396; Metazoa - 17338; Fungi - 3422; Plants - 5037; Viruses - 0; Other Eukaryotes - 2996 (source: NCBI BLink).) gives rise to the protein MGKYQVMKRASEVDLSTVKYKAETMKAPHLTGLSFKLFVNLLEAPLIGSLIVDYLKKDNGMTKIFRNTVIPEEPMFRPEFPSQEPEHDVVIVGEDESPIDRLETALKCLPQYDPSRSLHADPVSSFRYWKIRDYAYAYRSKLTTPLQVAKRIISIIEEFGYDKPPTPFLIRFDANEVIKQAEASTRRFEQGNPISVLDGIFVTIKDDIDCLPHPTNGGTTWLHEDRSVEKDSAVVSKLRSCGAILLGKANMHELGMGTTGNNSNYGTTRNPHDPKRYTGGSSSGSAAIVAAGLCSAALGTDGGGSVRIPSALCGITGLKTTYGRTDMTGSLCEGGTVEIIGPLASSLEDAFLVYAAILGSSSADRYNLKPSPPCFPKLLSHNGSNAIGSLRLGKYTKWFNDVSSSDISDKCEDILKLLSNNHGCKVVEIVVPELEEMRAAHVISIGSPTLSSLTPYCEAGKNSKLSYDTRTSFAIFRSFSASDYIAAQCLRRRLMEYHLNIFKDVDVIVTPTTGMTAPVIPPDALKNGETNIQVTTDLMRFVLAANLLGFPAISVPVGYDKEGLPIGLQIMGRPWAEATVLGLAAAVEELAPVTKKPAIFYDILNTN